One window from the genome of Paracoccus marcusii encodes:
- a CDS encoding tryptophan 2,3-dioxygenase, with translation MSIDPAQEGARMSFDGRMSYGDYLGLDRLLTSQHPLSDAHDEMLFIIQHQTSELWMKLALLEMGAARERIAAGDLRPAFKMLTRVARIMEQLNSAWDVLRTMTPSEYSTFRPALAESSGFQSHQYRMIEFVAGNRNMAMIAPHAHRPDLAEALRAEAARPSLYDEVLGRLRAAGFDVAARTVLDAPHAPDAAARAAWAEVYRDPGRYWELYELAEKLVDFEDYFRRWRFNHVTTVERIIGFKRGSGGTSGVNYLRRMLDVVLFPDLWELRTEL, from the coding sequence ATGAGTATCGACCCTGCACAGGAAGGCGCGCGCATGTCGTTCGACGGGCGCATGTCCTATGGCGATTATCTGGGGCTGGACCGGCTGCTGACATCGCAGCACCCGCTGTCGGATGCGCATGACGAAATGCTGTTCATCATCCAGCACCAGACGTCCGAATTGTGGATGAAGCTGGCCTTGCTGGAGATGGGGGCGGCGCGGGAACGGATTGCCGCGGGCGATCTGCGGCCCGCCTTCAAGATGCTGACCCGCGTGGCGCGGATCATGGAGCAGCTAAATTCGGCCTGGGACGTGCTGCGCACCATGACGCCGTCGGAATATTCGACCTTTCGCCCCGCGCTGGCCGAAAGCAGCGGGTTTCAGTCGCATCAGTACCGGATGATCGAGTTCGTCGCGGGCAACCGCAACATGGCGATGATCGCGCCCCATGCGCATCGTCCCGACCTGGCCGAGGCGCTGCGGGCGGAGGCCGCGCGGCCGTCGCTTTATGACGAAGTTCTGGGGCGGCTGAGGGCGGCGGGGTTCGACGTGGCGGCGCGCACCGTGCTGGACGCGCCCCATGCGCCGGACGCGGCGGCGCGGGCGGCCTGGGCCGAGGTCTATCGCGATCCGGGCCGCTATTGGGAGCTGTATGAGCTGGCCGAGAAGCTGGTGGATTTCGAGGATTACTTCCGCCGCTGGCGGTTCAACCATGTGACGACGGTGGAGCGGATCATCGGCTTCAAGCGCGGATCCGGGGGCACGTCGGGGGTGAATTATCTGCGGCGGATGCTGGACGTGGTGCTGTTCCCCGACCTGTGGGAGCTGCGGACCGAACTGTGA
- a CDS encoding GNAT family N-acetyltransferase has product MRPDPDLAAAFEATWPAFDTVRCGGFLVGRGAGAGGRVSSAIAVGPWGDADIDAACAQHAAWGQPPLFRAWDDETDLIAALTARGLGAHIPTQVMAAPIAALTHRPIPPVTAFAIWPPLAIQRQIWGAGNITPARQAVIDRVPLPKAALLGRIRDRAAGAGFVALHDRTAMVHAVEVLPAFRRQGLAGWMMRQAAAWAQDLGATRIGLAVSRANTAAHATYASLGFTAAGSYAYYGPAA; this is encoded by the coding sequence GTGAGGCCCGACCCCGATCTGGCCGCCGCCTTCGAGGCGACGTGGCCCGCGTTTGACACCGTCCGCTGCGGCGGCTTCCTGGTCGGGCGGGGCGCAGGGGCGGGCGGGCGCGTCAGCTCGGCCATCGCGGTCGGTCCGTGGGGCGATGCCGACATCGACGCCGCCTGTGCGCAGCACGCCGCATGGGGCCAGCCGCCGCTGTTCCGTGCGTGGGACGATGAGACTGACCTGATCGCCGCCCTGACCGCGCGGGGCTTGGGCGCGCATATCCCGACCCAGGTCATGGCCGCACCCATCGCCGCGCTGACCCACCGGCCAATCCCGCCCGTGACCGCCTTTGCCATCTGGCCCCCCTTGGCGATCCAGCGCCAGATCTGGGGCGCGGGCAACATCACTCCCGCAAGACAGGCCGTGATCGACCGCGTGCCCCTGCCCAAGGCCGCACTTTTGGGCCGCATCCGGGACCGCGCCGCAGGCGCAGGCTTCGTCGCGTTGCATGACCGCACCGCCATGGTCCACGCCGTCGAAGTCCTGCCTGCCTTCCGCCGCCAGGGTCTCGCCGGCTGGATGATGCGCCAAGCCGCCGCTTGGGCCCAGGATCTCGGTGCCACACGCATCGGCCTGGCCGTCAGCCGCGCGAATACCGCAGCCCATGCCACTTATGCCAGCCTCGGCTTCACCGCCGCCGGCAGCTACGCCTATTACGGCCCCGCCGCCTGA